Proteins from a genomic interval of Sulfurimonas sp. HSL3-2:
- the glyS gene encoding glycine--tRNA ligase subunit beta — MLKPLLIEIGVEELPAVPLLKELENIEKKWLKILEQNSLIGEFEFYYTPRRLVLWHREFKTSQEDSEIEFFGAPIAMAYKDGEPTQAALGFAKKCGVDISELGKGEKGGKEVLYYKKELKGRPSVELLPAMIEEWVKSLDFGKAMRWGSLSESFIRPVRWLNVMFDNNLVDVKLFDVTSTKQTYVHRISSFDVKEISSIAEYFETLKNGAVTLYPDERKKNILAQFENLQNEQNIEIEIDEDLLEEVVAITEHPTALVGNFDEAFLRLPPEVIITSMKEHQRYFPVFKDGKLVNKFVVVSNALTDDFSNVIEGNEKVLRPRLADGLFFYDNDLKRGLTLDGLEKVVFMDGLGTLKEKVERETIIANQLFQLYKNDIEGDVSENETIVERAITLAKADLMSEMVYEFTELQGIMGHYYALALGEKPEVALAIKEQYLPEGEDSEVPSTPLSAIISMAIKLDTLIGLFSIEQIPTGSRDPFALRRAVNGIVRICNEHNMKFDIVHTIAPLASNYKAFDLAKLEEFFLERLRQFYKVNPSIIEAVFASGERELLAIGKKIAAVTAMTQNDNFAQTFSTFKRLANITKDMDLSQELSVNPALFEDDAERELFNAYIAVLAGDYESYIDELETLLELKPQLDAFFDNVMVNADDEEIKNNRKSLVALIYKSFLHIADIKEISVN, encoded by the coding sequence ATGCTAAAACCTTTACTAATCGAAATCGGGGTGGAAGAGCTTCCTGCTGTTCCACTTTTAAAAGAACTAGAAAATATTGAGAAAAAGTGGTTAAAAATCTTAGAGCAGAACTCTCTTATCGGTGAGTTTGAATTTTACTATACTCCTCGTCGTTTAGTTCTTTGGCATAGAGAGTTTAAGACATCTCAAGAAGATAGTGAAATCGAGTTCTTCGGAGCTCCTATCGCTATGGCATATAAAGACGGTGAACCGACCCAAGCAGCACTTGGTTTTGCTAAAAAATGCGGTGTAGACATCAGTGAACTCGGCAAAGGAGAAAAGGGCGGAAAAGAGGTCCTTTACTACAAAAAAGAGCTTAAAGGAAGACCTTCAGTGGAGCTTCTGCCTGCGATGATAGAGGAGTGGGTAAAATCACTTGATTTTGGAAAAGCTATGCGCTGGGGAAGTCTGAGCGAGAGTTTTATCCGTCCTGTCAGATGGTTGAACGTTATGTTCGATAACAATTTGGTAGATGTGAAACTTTTTGACGTTACATCGACAAAACAGACTTATGTCCATAGAATCAGCTCGTTTGATGTTAAAGAGATCTCTTCTATAGCAGAGTACTTTGAGACACTTAAAAACGGTGCAGTCACACTCTATCCGGATGAGAGAAAGAAAAATATCCTTGCGCAGTTTGAAAACCTTCAAAACGAGCAAAATATAGAGATCGAGATAGATGAAGACCTACTTGAAGAGGTCGTGGCTATTACTGAGCATCCTACAGCACTTGTCGGAAACTTCGATGAAGCATTTTTACGTCTTCCTCCTGAAGTGATCATCACATCGATGAAAGAGCACCAAAGATATTTTCCTGTCTTTAAAGACGGCAAACTGGTAAATAAATTCGTTGTGGTCTCAAACGCTTTGACAGATGATTTTTCAAATGTGATCGAAGGAAATGAAAAAGTCCTTCGTCCTCGTCTTGCCGACGGACTTTTCTTCTACGATAACGACCTTAAACGCGGACTTACGCTTGACGGTTTAGAGAAAGTCGTATTTATGGATGGTCTTGGAACTTTAAAAGAAAAAGTAGAACGTGAGACGATTATAGCCAATCAACTGTTTCAACTTTACAAAAATGATATAGAGGGCGATGTCTCTGAAAACGAGACGATCGTTGAACGTGCTATTACACTGGCAAAAGCCGACCTTATGAGCGAGATGGTCTATGAGTTTACTGAACTTCAGGGGATCATGGGACACTACTACGCACTTGCTCTTGGTGAAAAACCTGAAGTGGCACTTGCTATAAAAGAGCAGTATCTTCCAGAGGGAGAAGACAGTGAAGTACCGTCTACCCCTCTTAGTGCTATCATCTCTATGGCTATAAAACTTGATACTCTTATAGGGCTTTTCAGTATTGAACAGATCCCGACAGGTTCACGCGATCCGTTCGCACTTCGCCGTGCAGTTAACGGTATCGTGCGTATCTGTAATGAACATAATATGAAGTTTGACATAGTGCATACTATTGCACCTTTGGCATCAAACTACAAAGCGTTCGATCTTGCTAAACTTGAAGAGTTCTTCTTAGAGCGTTTAAGACAGTTCTATAAAGTCAATCCGTCCATTATCGAAGCTGTTTTTGCTTCTGGTGAACGTGAGCTTTTAGCTATCGGTAAAAAGATAGCAGCAGTTACTGCGATGACACAAAACGACAACTTTGCTCAGACTTTTTCGACGTTCAAACGTCTTGCAAACATCACGAAAGATATGGATCTAAGCCAAGAGCTTTCAGTAAATCCTGCACTTTTTGAAGATGATGCAGAGCGTGAGCTGTTTAATGCGTACATCGCAGTCTTGGCAGGTGATTATGAAAGTTATATCGATGAACTAGAGACACTTTTAGAACTAAAACCGCAGCTTGATGCATTTTTTGACAACGTTATGGTCAATGCAGACGATGAGGAGATCAAAAACAATAGAAAATCGCTTGTAGCATTGATCTACAAAAGCTTCCTCCATATAGCAGATATAAAAGAGATATCTGTTAACTAG
- a CDS encoding FAD-binding oxidoreductase: protein MYDVAVIGAGVNGCAVSYYLKQNGKQVALFDREAIGAGGSGAAGAFISPKFSKSGELKELMEKAYPFALEFYSKNFPACIKNAPLLHIAKDEDEAKKLIAFKENTTLDIGTPPLQVIQILTASAQECENVYVLKGGVVDAKGVCNQMTEGIDFFNFEVSSLTCKDGYYEIGDIKAKEVILAYGAYEPLVDEPYINLRGIWGHRIDIGTSTRTEVTMHHHVSISKCEEGLMAIGATHDVHYHPQKNKEPYDIEKGRKELLEKANLTIELKDVEILADYTGLRCGSNDYMPLVGKIVESKNSDKEISYYPNLTMINGVGGYGFVMAPYIAKKLCEHIVEGKEIDESIAPVRFYKRYMKRQQGKKR from the coding sequence TTGTATGATGTAGCTGTTATCGGTGCAGGTGTAAACGGTTGTGCTGTAAGTTACTATCTCAAACAAAACGGTAAACAGGTCGCACTTTTTGACAGAGAAGCGATCGGTGCAGGAGGAAGCGGTGCCGCAGGTGCGTTTATCTCTCCAAAATTCTCAAAATCGGGTGAGCTTAAAGAGCTTATGGAAAAAGCTTACCCCTTCGCTCTTGAATTCTACTCAAAAAACTTTCCCGCATGTATAAAAAATGCTCCGCTTCTGCACATTGCTAAAGACGAGGATGAAGCAAAAAAACTCATAGCTTTTAAAGAGAACACGACTCTGGATATCGGTACACCTCCGCTGCAGGTGATACAGATTCTTACAGCGTCTGCCCAAGAATGTGAAAATGTCTATGTACTTAAAGGCGGAGTCGTAGATGCGAAGGGTGTCTGTAACCAGATGACTGAGGGGATCGACTTTTTCAACTTTGAAGTCAGCTCTCTTACATGTAAAGACGGATACTATGAGATCGGAGATATAAAAGCCAAAGAGGTCATCCTGGCATACGGTGCGTATGAACCTCTTGTAGATGAACCCTACATAAACCTGCGCGGTATCTGGGGTCATCGTATCGATATAGGTACGTCAACACGCACAGAGGTCACGATGCACCATCATGTCTCGATCTCAAAGTGTGAGGAGGGTCTGATGGCCATCGGTGCTACGCATGACGTGCATTATCATCCGCAAAAGAACAAAGAACCCTACGACATAGAAAAAGGCCGTAAAGAGCTTCTGGAAAAAGCAAACCTTACCATAGAACTTAAAGATGTCGAGATCTTGGCAGATTATACGGGACTTCGCTGCGGTTCAAACGACTATATGCCGCTTGTGGGAAAGATAGTCGAGAGCAAGAACAGCGATAAAGAGATAAGCTACTATCCAAACCTTACGATGATAAATGGGGTAGGCGGTTACGGTTTTGTGATGGCACCCTACATTGCAAAAAAGCTATGTGAGCATATAGTAGAGGGAAAAGAGATCGATGAATCGATCGCACCGGTCAGGTTTTACAAAAGATATATGAAACGACAGCAGGGCAAGAAAAGATGA
- a CDS encoding alpha/beta fold hydrolase: protein MIYLIFILITLSVLVLALYQLQFFLVFDPKKHKREHLDERYTALEITADDGTLLEGIEYTPKEFKHTLFYIGARSQDSVALIHKLSHHFEKCRILTFNYRGYGNSQGVPSEKNLYNDALHVAKKFQEHYGEFSIAGFSLGSSLAAYVASKIKVKHLFLLGGFDSVRDLFIKRGFPSFLIKYNFDTVSYLKNVDADTYLVSSLDDDIVPIENAHNLKTNIKNLVEYKELSRYNHDEILFSQESVDLVKKVLC, encoded by the coding sequence ATGATATATCTGATATTTATACTGATCACTCTATCGGTATTGGTACTGGCTTTGTACCAGCTGCAGTTTTTCTTGGTTTTTGACCCGAAAAAGCATAAAAGAGAGCATCTTGATGAGAGATATACCGCTTTAGAGATAACAGCAGATGACGGGACTTTGCTTGAGGGGATCGAGTACACACCAAAAGAGTTTAAACATACTCTTTTTTATATCGGTGCAAGATCGCAGGACAGCGTCGCGCTTATACATAAACTCTCCCATCATTTTGAAAAGTGCAGGATATTGACGTTTAACTACCGTGGATACGGCAACTCACAAGGTGTCCCCAGCGAGAAAAACCTCTATAATGATGCTTTACATGTAGCCAAAAAATTTCAAGAACACTACGGAGAGTTTAGTATTGCAGGTTTTTCTCTTGGAAGTTCGCTGGCTGCTTATGTCGCTTCAAAAATAAAAGTGAAACACCTGTTTTTACTGGGCGGATTTGACAGTGTGAGAGATCTTTTTATAAAAAGAGGTTTTCCCTCTTTTCTTATCAAATACAATTTTGACACGGTTTCGTATCTGAAAAATGTCGATGCAGACACATATCTGGTCTCGAGTTTAGATGATGATATCGTACCGATTGAAAATGCTCATAATTTAAAAACTAATATAAAAAATCTAGTAGAGTATAAAGAATTATCTCGTTACAATCATGATGAAATTTTATTTTCTCAAGAATCTGTAGATCTTGTCAAAAAGGTGTTATGTTGA
- the hemH gene encoding ferrochelatase, with product MLKKDAVILLNMGGPNDLNEVELFLKNMFNDPNILTMKSGLLRRFVAGMIVFFRTESSQEIYRTIGGKSPIVDLTKEITGKLQKSLGDSVIVDFAMRYTPPFADEVIERLKAHEVSKIYLIPMYPQYSTTTTKSSLEDFYERFGKSGMDAEIVDVDSYYENESYNKAVLERIKEEMGDENFQEYEIIFSAHGLPQKIVDAGDVYQEQIIKNVDVLKEMMQKNGMDFQAVHLAYQSKVGPMKWLEPSLGDALEGMKDKKVIIYPIAFTVDNSETDYELAMEYEEVAQEIGVKEYKVCRCVNDHPLFIQALTELYEKMKSE from the coding sequence ATGTTGAAAAAAGATGCTGTCATATTACTGAATATGGGTGGACCCAATGACCTAAACGAGGTCGAACTGTTTTTAAAGAACATGTTTAACGATCCAAACATATTGACTATGAAAAGCGGCTTGCTTCGCAGATTTGTAGCGGGTATGATAGTCTTTTTTAGAACTGAGTCATCTCAGGAGATATACAGAACCATAGGCGGAAAATCTCCGATTGTCGATCTGACGAAAGAGATAACGGGTAAACTTCAAAAAAGCCTTGGAGACAGTGTAATAGTCGATTTTGCAATGCGTTACACACCGCCGTTTGCAGATGAAGTCATCGAGAGATTAAAAGCACACGAGGTCTCAAAAATATACTTGATCCCGATGTATCCGCAATACTCCACGACGACGACAAAATCATCTTTGGAAGATTTTTATGAGCGCTTCGGTAAAAGCGGTATGGATGCCGAGATAGTGGATGTGGATTCATACTATGAGAACGAAAGCTACAACAAAGCGGTCTTAGAACGTATAAAAGAAGAGATGGGTGATGAGAACTTTCAAGAATATGAGATCATCTTCTCTGCTCACGGACTTCCTCAGAAGATCGTAGATGCGGGTGACGTATATCAAGAACAGATCATTAAAAACGTGGATGTCTTAAAAGAGATGATGCAAAAAAACGGTATGGACTTTCAAGCTGTTCATCTTGCATATCAATCGAAAGTAGGGCCGATGAAATGGCTTGAACCCTCTCTTGGAGATGCACTTGAAGGCATGAAAGACAAAAAGGTTATCATCTATCCTATAGCATTTACCGTAGATAACTCAGAGACGGATTATGAACTGGCGATGGAGTACGAAGAAGTTGCGCAGGAGATAGGTGTCAAAGAGTATAAAGTCTGCAGATGCGTGAACGATCATCCGCTTTTTATTCAGGCTCTTACAGAGCTCTATGAAAAGATGAAGAGTGAATAG
- a CDS encoding HAD family hydrolase translates to MKIVIFDMDGTLIDTKKDITISINYVRKEHYDLPPLTEQFIVDAINMPVRNLPDLFYNTSVYQEKDRDLFEEHYFQQCIKSPYLYEGIADTLEQLKSLHVSLNVATNAPTLFAKRMLRHLNVSDMFDTIIGADEAGASKPDPKMLEMILANYGYGYMPHKAWMVGDNSKDIEAAKNISIGSIFATWGFSSEGYADYVVSHPLNIVDIVKCQKLF, encoded by the coding sequence ATGAAGATCGTTATATTCGATATGGACGGTACACTTATCGATACGAAAAAGGATATAACGATCTCCATAAACTATGTGAGAAAAGAGCATTATGACCTGCCGCCTTTGACAGAGCAGTTTATCGTCGATGCCATCAATATGCCGGTGCGCAATCTTCCCGATCTTTTTTACAATACTTCGGTATATCAGGAAAAAGACAGAGACCTTTTTGAAGAACACTATTTTCAGCAGTGTATAAAATCACCCTATTTATATGAGGGTATCGCCGATACGTTAGAGCAGTTGAAGTCCTTACATGTAAGCTTGAATGTCGCTACGAATGCGCCTACATTGTTTGCAAAGAGGATGTTGAGGCATCTGAATGTGAGTGATATGTTCGATACTATTATAGGTGCCGACGAAGCGGGTGCTTCTAAGCCTGATCCTAAGATGCTTGAGATGATCCTTGCAAATTACGGATACGGTTATATGCCTCACAAGGCATGGATGGTCGGAGACAACTCAAAAGATATAGAAGCCGCAAAAAACATCTCTATAGGTTCTATTTTTGCCACGTGGGGATTCAGCAGTGAAGGCTATGCAGATTATGTGGTCTCCCATCCTTTGAATATTGTTGATATCGTGAAATGTCAAAAATTATTTTAA